The following coding sequences are from one Brienomyrus brachyistius isolate T26 chromosome 2, BBRACH_0.4, whole genome shotgun sequence window:
- the ddr2l gene encoding discoidin domain-containing receptor 2 isoform X5: MLLFLLLVFRGNAHAQIDPAHCRYPLGMEDGRIKDDDITASSQWYDTTGPQYARMNREEGDGAWCPAGPLAPSDVQFLQLDLQQLTFLTIVGTQGRHARGTGNEFARMYRLDYSRDGLVWMSWKNRLGNKIIDANDNAYASVIKDLHPPIITRYLRLIPVTRVSATICMRVELYGCPWHDGLMSYNSPEGQVMASPGYPVTYLNDSTYDGYQKRRILSEGLGQLTDGIIGQDDFSLTRQYHVWPGYDYVGWRNESLGPGFVEMEFVFDRPRNFTSMKVHCNNMFSRGVKIFSAVSCVFKPRLVGDWELQAVEFRTVLDDRNPSARYVTVPLGRRAGRALRCRFSFADTWMMFSEISFQAADTVIPTRLPLETTSSVTTVESSTPTHRTVTTPPSKDSPEYGNTSILIGCLVTIILLLLVIIFLILWCQYVCKVLEKAPRRILEEEVTVRLSSSSDTIVLNTPPVPPRVSQMDPPYERVFLLDPQYQDPSVLRSKLPKLPQSAEASACALSNPLYEIYLPSHGAMDALSHGKSGKKEVVRKVKKCGLKVPPLKHLIHARQLLSLPPQFGCGGGYAEPDITQCTPHQSFQSAVPHYAEMDIVSLQGVTGSNMYAVPALTIDSLTRKDISVAEFPRQRLLFREKLGEGQFGEVHLCEAEGLSEFLGEGAPLLDQDARSVLVAVKQLRPDATSNARHLSIHPPIFQTAYPTGSRGVRSLSQKQGAQGREQPRMGGQPIAGHTHTPFTLTRTPMGNLATPISLSMFLDCGGKLEYPEETPRQHGENMQTPHTCDPSRDSNPGPRGVK, from the exons atgctgctgttCCTGTTGCTGGTCTTCCGCGGTAACGCACATGCCCAGATAGACCCAG CACACTGCCGCTACCCGCTTGGCATGGAGGATGGACGGATCAAGGATGATGACATCACTGCCTCCAGCCAATGGTATGATACCACTGGCCCCCAGTACGCCAG GATGAATCGTGAGGAAGGGGATGGTGCTTGGTGTCCGGCTGGGCCCCTAGCGCCCTCAGATGTCCAGTTCCTGCAGCTGGATCTACAGCAGCTTACCTTCCTCACCATCGTCGGCACCCAGGGCCGGCACGCTCGGGGTACAGGCAACGAATTCGCCAGGATGTATCGCCTTGACTACAGCCGAGACGGCCTGGTCTGGATGTCCTGGAAGAATCGCCTTGGCAACAAG ATAATAGACGCCAACGATAATGCGTATGCCTCCGTCATCAAAGACCTACACCCGCCCATCATCACCCGCTACCTCCGCCTCATCCCTGTCACCAGAGTTTCCGCTACCATCTGCATGCGGGTCGAGCTGTATGGCTGTCCCTGGCACG ATGGATTAATGTCCTACAACTCTCCTGAGGGACAGGTGATGGCATCACCTGGCTACCCTGTCACTTATCTTAATGACTCCACATATGATGGCTACCAAAAGCGGCG GATACTGTCTGAGGGCTTAGGTCAGCTGACAGACGGCATCATCGGGCAGGATGACTTCTCCCTGACCCGGCAGTATCACGTGTGGCCAGGGTATGACTACGTGGGCTGGAGGAACGAGAGCCTTGGGCCCGGGTTCGTGGAGATGGAGTTCGTTTTTGACAGGCCACGTAATTTCACCTCCATGAAG GTGCACTGCAACAACATGTTCTCCCGGGGGGTGAAGATCTTCTCGGCAGTGTCCTGCGTCTTCAAGCCGCGGCTGGTGGGCGactgggagctgcaggcggtggAGTTCCGGACTGTGCTGGATGACCGCAACCCCAGCGCTCGCTACGTGACCGTGCCGCTTGGCCGCCGGGCCGGAAGGGCCCTCCGCTGCCGCTTCTCCTTTGCTGACACCTGGATGATGTTCAGTGAGATCTCCTTCCAAGCAG CAGACACAGTGATCCCCACACGACTGCCACTGGAGACGACCAGCTCCGTCACCACGGTGGAGAGCTCCACCCCCACTCACAGGACAG TGACCACTCCCCCCAGCAAGGACTCCCCCGAATATGGGAACACCTCCATCCTGATTGGCTGCCTGGTGACTATCATCCTCCTGCTGCTGGTGATCATCTTCCTCATCTTGTGGTGCCAGTATGTCTGCAAGGTTCTAGAGAAG GCTCCCCGGCGCATCCTGGAAGAGGAAGTCACGGTGCGCCTCTCTTCGAGCAGTGACACCATCGTCTTGAACACACCCCCAGTGCCACCCCGGGTCTCTCAGATGGACCCTCCCTATGAGAGGGTCTTTCTGCTGGACCCCCAGTACCAGGACCCCTCGGTACTGAGAAGCAAGCTGCCCAAGTTGCCTCAGAGTGCTGAGGCCTCTG CCTGTGCTCTCAGTAACCCTCTCTATGAAATATACCTGCCCTCTCATGGTGCGATGGACGCCCTCTCGCACGGTAAGAGTGGAAAGAAGGAGGTGGTAAGAAAGGTGAAGAAATGTGGCCTGAAGGTGCCCCCTTTAAAACACCTCATCCATGCAAGACAgctcctctctcttcctcctcagTTTG GGTGTGGTGGGGGCTACGCTGAGCCCGACATCACCCAGTGCACCCCGCACCAGAGCTTCCAGAGCGCGGTGCCTCACTACGCCGAGATGGACATCGTGAGCCTGCAGGGCGTCACGGGCAGCAACATGTACGCCGTGCCGGCGCTCACCATCGACTCGCTCACCCGCAAGGACATCTCCGTGGCTGAGTTTCCACGGCAGCGGCTGCTCTTCCGGGAGAAGCTGGGCGAGGGCCAGTTTGGGGAG GTTCACCTGTGTGAGGCAGAGGGGCTCTCCGAGTTCCTGGGGGAGGGCGCCCCCCTGCTGGACCAGGATGCGAGATCGGTGCTTGTCGCTGTCAAGCAGCTCCGCCCGGACGCTACCAGCAATGCCAG gcatttgtccatccatccacccattttccaaaccgcttatcctactgggtcgcggggggtccggagcctatcccagaagcaaggggcacaaggcagggaacaacccaggatggggggccagcccatcgcagggcacactcacacaccattcactctcacacgcacacctatgggcaatttagcgactccaattagcctcagcatgtttttggactgtggggggaaactggagtacccggaggaaaccccacgacaacatggggagaacatgcaaactccgcacacatgtgacccaagcagagactcgaacccgggtcccagaggtgtgaagtaa